The following coding sequences are from one Rathayibacter sp. SW19 window:
- a CDS encoding UDP-glucose dehydrogenase family protein, whose amino-acid sequence MRISVIGCGYLGVVHAAAMTELGHDVVGIDVDEQKIKLLSAAHPPFFEPGLPEVLTSAMATGRLRFSTDIADAHGSQVHFVAVGTPQLPGSYAADLTYVNAAIDALLPQLSAGDLVVGKSTVPVGTAARLAGLVEASGSGASLAWNPEFLREGFAVKDTLAPDRLVYGVARRPAPVGRVASASERIETRPEGLDTAAGGLLDQREAGGLLDQRGAGGLLDQRGAGGLLDHQEAGGELDQGAVDILNEVYAKAVAAGTPVVVTDYATAELVKVSANAFLATKISFINAMAEIAEVTGADVTQLADAIGFDARIGRRFLNAGVGFGGGCLPKDIRAFSARADELGRGESVAFLKEVDAINLRRRQRVVDLVLESLDDEPHLKKVAVLGLAFKPNSDDVRDSPALDVAVQLHGRGATVVATDPEAIPNARRLNPQLTFVEDATDALTDADVVVLVTEWAQFRQLDPVALRSIVRQPVIIDARNCLDAAAWRAAGWTYRGLGRP is encoded by the coding sequence ATGAGAATATCGGTCATCGGCTGCGGATATCTGGGCGTCGTTCACGCGGCCGCGATGACCGAACTCGGCCACGACGTTGTCGGCATCGACGTCGATGAGCAGAAGATCAAGCTGTTGTCGGCGGCGCATCCGCCGTTCTTCGAGCCGGGATTGCCCGAAGTCCTCACCTCGGCGATGGCAACCGGCCGCCTGCGCTTCTCCACCGACATTGCGGATGCGCACGGCTCGCAGGTGCACTTCGTCGCCGTGGGCACGCCCCAACTTCCCGGCAGCTACGCCGCCGACCTCACCTACGTGAACGCGGCGATCGACGCGCTGCTACCGCAGCTGAGTGCGGGGGACCTCGTCGTCGGCAAGAGCACGGTGCCGGTGGGCACCGCAGCGCGCCTGGCCGGGTTGGTTGAGGCATCCGGAAGCGGGGCATCACTCGCCTGGAATCCGGAGTTTCTGCGCGAGGGCTTCGCCGTCAAAGACACGCTGGCGCCCGACCGCTTGGTCTATGGGGTGGCGCGCCGCCCCGCCCCCGTTGGTCGAGTAGCGAGCGCTAGCGAGCGTATCGAGACCCGGCCCGAAGGTCTCGATACGGCCGCAGGCGGCCTACTCGACCAGCGGGAGGCGGGCGGCCTACTCGACCAGCGGGGGGCGGGCGGCCTACTCGACCAGCGGGGGGCGGGCGGCCTACTCGACCACCAGGAGGCGGGCGGCGAGCTCGACCAGGGGGCAGTCGACATCCTCAACGAGGTGTACGCGAAGGCCGTCGCCGCTGGCACGCCCGTCGTCGTCACCGACTACGCGACGGCCGAGCTGGTGAAAGTGTCGGCGAACGCGTTCCTGGCCACCAAGATCAGCTTCATCAATGCGATGGCCGAGATCGCGGAGGTGACCGGTGCCGACGTCACCCAGCTAGCGGATGCGATCGGTTTCGACGCCCGCATCGGCCGTCGCTTTTTGAACGCCGGCGTCGGCTTCGGTGGCGGTTGCTTGCCGAAGGACATCCGCGCGTTCTCAGCCAGGGCTGACGAGTTGGGCCGTGGTGAGTCGGTCGCGTTCTTGAAGGAGGTCGACGCGATCAACCTGCGCCGGCGGCAGCGAGTGGTCGACCTGGTGCTCGAATCTCTCGATGACGAACCGCACCTGAAAAAAGTAGCCGTGCTCGGGCTCGCGTTCAAACCGAACTCCGACGACGTGCGCGACTCGCCGGCGCTGGATGTGGCCGTGCAGCTGCACGGCCGCGGCGCCACCGTCGTCGCGACGGATCCGGAAGCGATTCCGAACGCGCGCCGCTTGAACCCGCAACTGACATTCGTCGAAGACGCCACCGACGCGTTGACGGATGCCGACGTTGTCGTGCTGGTCACCGAGTGGGCCCAGTTCCGCCAGCTCGACCCTGTGGCGCTGCGCTCGATCGTGCGCCAGCCCGTGATCATCGACGCCCGCAACTGCCTTGATGCGGCCGCGTGGCGAGCCGCCGGCTGGACCTATCGAGGGCTCGGCCGGCCGTAG
- a CDS encoding HAD-IIB family hydrolase — protein MTTHDPAVPPLVAFDLDDTLAPSKSPLPPPMVASLVALLGATSVCVISGGQFGQFRAQVIERLTDATPAQLARLHLMPTCGTQYYRYVDGEWAQQYAQNLTDDEKSRALAAVEGSARSLGYWESETWGPILEDRGSQITFSALGQSAPVSAKTAWDPSGSKKNALRAEVAALLPDLEVRSGGSTSVDITRKGIDKAYGMRALSDLTGIALTDMLFVGDRLDPDGNDYPVKALGVPCEAVTGWPDTVALVERLLAAVPATPA, from the coding sequence GTGACCACCCACGATCCCGCCGTTCCGCCCCTCGTGGCGTTCGACCTCGACGACACCCTGGCGCCGTCCAAGTCGCCTTTGCCGCCGCCGATGGTGGCGAGCCTGGTCGCGCTGTTGGGGGCGACATCCGTCTGTGTGATTTCGGGGGGACAGTTCGGGCAGTTCCGTGCGCAGGTGATCGAGCGACTGACGGATGCGACGCCCGCCCAGCTCGCCCGGCTGCACCTGATGCCGACCTGTGGAACGCAGTATTACCGTTACGTCGATGGGGAGTGGGCGCAGCAGTACGCGCAGAACCTCACGGACGACGAGAAGTCGCGCGCCCTCGCTGCCGTCGAGGGTTCGGCGCGGTCGCTGGGGTATTGGGAGTCGGAAACGTGGGGGCCGATTCTCGAGGACCGTGGCTCGCAGATCACGTTTTCGGCTCTGGGTCAGAGTGCACCCGTGTCGGCGAAGACCGCGTGGGATCCGTCCGGGTCGAAGAAGAACGCTCTGCGCGCGGAAGTTGCAGCCTTGCTTCCCGACCTGGAGGTACGGTCCGGCGGGTCGACCTCCGTGGATATCACCCGCAAGGGCATAGACAAGGCCTACGGCATGCGTGCGCTGTCTGACCTGACGGGTATTGCGCTGACGGACATGCTCTTCGTCGGCGACCGCCTCGACCCCGATGGCAACGACTATCCGGTGAAGGCGCTGGGCGTGCCGTGCGAGGCGGTGACGGGTTGGCCGGACACTGTCGCGTTGGTCGAACGCCTGCTGGCTGCCGTGCCGGCTACGCCTGCGTGA
- a CDS encoding SGNH/GDSL hydrolase family protein, whose protein sequence is MRHPRNGAKHPLDGGSGSSLGSGSSSSSSSSSGDSGRPDRGWRGRALRVVVPAAAVVLVGAVVAAWALLQPHVEHNEPAGRPVVAFVGNSFTGGSEMDSGASSRWPAIVSKKLHVSDTVITAGSSGYVHPGVGLATFGDLAKKVPHDAAAVVILGSDDDASEPYDQIKDAALATFATIRRDAPHARILVIATFWVDSTPPEGILTSRDAVRDAAAEAHLTFADPIAGGWLVADPSVTIGADGLHPTDAGHAELAQHIEPVLAALLKTPAPSPSPSATAP, encoded by the coding sequence GTGCGGCACCCTCGGAATGGCGCAAAGCATCCGCTCGATGGTGGTTCGGGTTCGAGTTTGGGTTCGGGTTCGAGTTCGAGTTCGAGTTCGAGTTCGGGCGACAGCGGTCGACCCGATCGCGGATGGCGCGGCCGGGCGCTCCGCGTCGTGGTCCCGGCGGCTGCAGTCGTGCTCGTTGGCGCCGTGGTCGCTGCCTGGGCGTTGCTGCAGCCGCATGTCGAGCACAATGAGCCGGCCGGGCGCCCGGTTGTCGCATTTGTGGGAAACTCGTTCACCGGCGGATCGGAAATGGATTCAGGGGCGAGCTCACGCTGGCCGGCGATCGTGTCGAAAAAGCTGCACGTTTCTGACACGGTCATCACAGCGGGCTCGTCCGGCTACGTGCACCCCGGTGTTGGTCTCGCGACGTTCGGTGACCTCGCCAAGAAGGTGCCGCACGATGCCGCCGCGGTCGTGATCCTCGGCAGCGACGACGACGCGAGCGAACCGTACGACCAGATCAAGGATGCCGCCCTTGCCACCTTCGCGACCATCCGTCGCGATGCTCCGCACGCTCGCATCCTGGTGATCGCCACGTTCTGGGTGGACAGCACGCCGCCAGAAGGCATCCTGACCAGCAGGGATGCGGTGCGCGACGCTGCCGCCGAAGCACACTTGACTTTTGCGGACCCGATCGCGGGCGGCTGGCTCGTCGCAGACCCGTCGGTGACGATCGGTGCTGACGGCCTCCACCCGACGGATGCCGGCCACGCCGAGCTTGCTCAGCACATCGAGCCGGTGCTGGCAGCCCTGCTGAAGACGCCGGCGCCGTCGCCGTCACCGTCCGCGACTGCCCCCTGA